A single window of Bremerella cremea DNA harbors:
- a CDS encoding methyl-accepting chemotaxis protein — protein sequence MQAVKTAPQQSSWPGFWSRKTIDRTLQLQQELEEALGKIAAIDRSNAVIEFSMEGTILEVNDNFLKTLGYTRDEIIGKHHSMFVDPKFVQSVEYKNFWQGLNNGQFYCERFKRIGKGGREVVIQATYNPVLGSDGKPYKVVKFATDVTEDVRVQEEATRLMNMVESLPTNLILADNDLIIRYMNPASLNSLKEIAHLLPVAIDEVVGSSIDLFHKNPEHQRKVLANKANFPIKSSIKLGNEILSLEVRPIHDRSGVEIGLMTTWLVITEQMKIREQVGTLGQVGKTVADNVQDMGGAITEISENIGRTANLALTAEQQSKTARQTIATLGDSSVEIEEVVTLICDLADQTNLLALNATIEAARAGEAGRGFAVVASEVKSLANSTQAATQTIAERVQRIRTSIEGAINSTNEIAKSVVEVSSNTTAVAAAIEQQSAIISTMGNTAEELLELSTELQKL from the coding sequence GTGCAAGCAGTTAAAACCGCACCACAGCAAAGTTCCTGGCCAGGATTTTGGTCTCGTAAGACGATCGATCGCACCCTGCAACTTCAGCAGGAGCTTGAAGAGGCATTGGGCAAGATCGCGGCGATTGATCGCTCGAATGCCGTAATCGAATTCTCGATGGAGGGGACGATTCTGGAGGTGAACGACAACTTTCTGAAAACGCTTGGCTATACTCGCGACGAGATCATAGGCAAGCATCACAGCATGTTTGTCGATCCGAAGTTCGTTCAATCGGTGGAATACAAGAATTTTTGGCAGGGGCTCAACAACGGCCAGTTCTATTGCGAACGCTTCAAGCGAATTGGCAAAGGAGGACGCGAGGTTGTCATCCAAGCGACCTATAACCCTGTGCTTGGATCAGATGGCAAACCTTACAAGGTAGTCAAATTTGCTACCGATGTGACGGAAGACGTCCGCGTGCAGGAAGAAGCAACGCGGTTAATGAACATGGTGGAGAGCCTGCCCACAAACTTGATCTTAGCCGACAACGACCTCATCATTCGTTACATGAATCCGGCTTCGCTAAATTCGCTCAAAGAAATAGCCCACCTCTTGCCGGTTGCCATTGACGAAGTGGTGGGAAGCTCGATCGACCTATTTCACAAGAATCCGGAACATCAACGAAAGGTGCTTGCCAACAAGGCCAACTTTCCTATTAAGTCTTCGATTAAATTGGGGAATGAAATTCTTTCGCTTGAAGTTCGCCCGATTCACGATCGATCTGGTGTCGAGATCGGTTTGATGACCACGTGGCTGGTTATTACCGAGCAAATGAAAATTCGCGAGCAAGTCGGCACGTTGGGGCAAGTCGGCAAGACCGTGGCAGACAACGTGCAGGACATGGGGGGCGCGATCACCGAGATATCAGAGAACATCGGTCGCACGGCCAACCTGGCTTTGACCGCCGAACAGCAGTCAAAAACGGCCCGCCAAACGATCGCGACTTTGGGAGATTCGAGTGTCGAAATCGAAGAGGTGGTCACGTTGATTTGCGACCTGGCCGACCAAACCAATTTGCTGGCCTTGAATGCCACCATTGAAGCAGCTCGAGCAGGTGAAGCAGGGCGTGGGTTTGCCGTGGTGGCCTCCGAAGTGAAAAGCCTGGCCAACAGTACTCAAGCAGCCACCCAAACGATTGCCGAACGTGTGCAACGCATCCGCACTAGCATCGAAGGCGCGATCAATTCGACCAACGAGATCGCCAAGAGCGTGGTGGAAGTCAGTAGCAACACCACGGCAGTTGCAGCGGCGATCGAACAGCAATCTGCGATCATCAGTACCATGGGTAACACCGCGGAAGAACTACTTGAGTTGAGCACGGAACTCCAAAAGCTGTAG
- a CDS encoding tRNA-queuosine alpha-mannosyltransferase domain-containing protein: protein MSRDPQPRSPIFILMHILALEPYYGGSHRAFLDGWSSASRHTWTKLTLPAHHWKWRMRHAPLTFAQQLETQTDARFDLIFCSDMLNLATFRGLASGHVARLPAVVYFHENQLTYPDAFQTERDFHYAYDNFQTMLAADAIWFNSAYHRDEFFSQCRAFLRKLPDYSQEAQLDQVESRVRVAVPGLPEIVSPTRPVRFQQPHIVWAARWEHDKNPDDFFAALRQLKRAGESFRLSVVGESFRDVPPIFSQARQEFATEIHQWGYLPSHADYVALLQSADLFVSTAVHEFFGISAAEAILAGCLPVLPQRLAYPELVDGRSHLLYDGSVDSLAQHLRRLLHEKEFRSTAIKQHTVSQTKLAQLRWQLLALKYDDLLSATSQPASEIPRA, encoded by the coding sequence GTGAGCCGAGATCCCCAACCTCGCTCACCTATTTTTATTCTCATGCACATTCTGGCCCTAGAACCTTATTACGGCGGCAGCCATCGTGCGTTCCTCGATGGATGGAGCAGTGCGAGTCGTCATACCTGGACGAAGCTCACCCTGCCAGCGCACCACTGGAAATGGCGGATGCGGCATGCTCCGCTGACCTTCGCTCAGCAGTTGGAAACGCAGACGGACGCTCGCTTCGATTTGATCTTCTGCAGCGACATGCTCAATCTGGCCACGTTTCGCGGACTGGCTTCTGGGCACGTCGCACGCTTGCCAGCGGTGGTTTACTTTCACGAAAACCAATTGACCTATCCCGACGCGTTCCAAACCGAGCGGGACTTTCATTATGCCTACGATAACTTCCAAACGATGCTCGCTGCCGATGCGATTTGGTTCAACTCAGCCTATCACCGTGACGAGTTCTTCTCGCAGTGCCGTGCCTTCTTGCGAAAACTGCCAGACTATTCGCAGGAAGCCCAACTCGACCAAGTAGAGAGCCGCGTGCGAGTTGCCGTGCCAGGCTTGCCTGAGATCGTCTCGCCAACGCGACCGGTTCGCTTCCAGCAGCCTCATATAGTGTGGGCAGCCCGGTGGGAACACGACAAGAATCCAGACGACTTCTTCGCTGCGCTGCGTCAACTGAAGAGAGCAGGGGAGTCGTTTCGCTTGAGCGTGGTCGGGGAATCCTTCCGCGACGTTCCTCCTATCTTCTCACAAGCCCGACAAGAATTCGCCACCGAGATCCACCAGTGGGGCTACCTTCCTAGCCATGCCGACTACGTGGCCTTACTGCAATCCGCCGACCTATTTGTCTCGACCGCCGTCCACGAGTTCTTCGGCATCTCAGCCGCCGAAGCCATTCTCGCTGGCTGCCTACCGGTGCTCCCTCAGCGATTGGCTTATCCAGAACTGGTCGACGGACGTTCGCACTTGCTGTACGACGGCTCGGTCGATTCACTCGCCCAGCACCTTCGGCGTTTGCTCCACGAAAAAGAATTTCGCAGCACCGCCATCAAGCAGCATACGGTCAGCCAAACCAAGCTGGCCCAACTTCGCTGGCAGTTGCTGGCCCTAAAATACGACGACCTTCTCTCGGCAACCTCCCAGCCTGCAAGCGAGATCCCCCGTGCCTAA
- a CDS encoding sulfatase family protein, giving the protein MPKPLLFLASLTALLIAPLALSASEPPPNIVLIFIDDMGYADIGPFGAKAYKTPNLDKLAAEGRTFTDFYVPQAVCSASRAGLLTGCYNVRVGIQGALGPNSKIGINPDEMTMAELCKQKGYATACYGKWHLGDRQPFLPLQNGFDDYFGLPYSNDMWPYHPGVRHLSMEERVKRWPHLPLYDKNEVVNAQVDDKAQEQLTTQYTEKAVAFIEKNKDQPFFLYVPHSMVHVPLYVSDKFKGKSGAGLFGDVVMEVDWSVGQIVDALHRNNLDDNTLVIFTSDNGPWLSYGDHAGSAGPFREGKGTMWEGGCREPTIMKWPGKIPAGTVCHTPAMTIDIFPTIAKLIGAKLPEHPIDGKDIWPLITGQPGAKSPHEAYYFYYGSGLKAVRSGKWKLVFPHEYRTLNGRPGGTGGIPTNYEQATTPLALYDLEADPGETKNLGKDHPDVVQRLENLADGIRAKLGDSHRKIQGKENRPPGRV; this is encoded by the coding sequence ATGCCGAAGCCACTGCTCTTTCTCGCCTCCCTGACAGCGTTGCTCATCGCTCCCCTCGCACTATCAGCCTCCGAACCTCCACCAAATATCGTCCTCATCTTCATCGATGACATGGGCTACGCCGATATCGGGCCGTTTGGGGCGAAAGCGTATAAGACGCCCAATCTCGACAAGCTGGCGGCCGAGGGGCGGACGTTTACGGATTTTTATGTTCCCCAGGCAGTCTGTTCGGCCTCTCGGGCCGGGCTTTTGACTGGCTGCTATAACGTGCGTGTTGGCATTCAAGGTGCGTTGGGGCCGAACTCAAAAATTGGGATCAATCCTGACGAGATGACTATGGCCGAGCTTTGCAAGCAGAAAGGGTACGCCACGGCGTGCTATGGCAAGTGGCATCTAGGAGATCGCCAACCGTTTCTGCCGCTGCAAAACGGGTTCGACGATTACTTTGGGCTCCCCTATTCGAACGACATGTGGCCCTACCACCCTGGCGTGCGGCATCTTTCCATGGAAGAACGCGTCAAGCGTTGGCCTCACTTGCCGCTGTACGATAAGAACGAAGTGGTCAACGCCCAGGTCGACGACAAAGCTCAGGAACAACTCACCACGCAGTACACCGAAAAGGCAGTCGCGTTTATCGAGAAGAACAAGGATCAACCGTTCTTCTTGTATGTGCCCCACAGCATGGTGCATGTGCCGCTCTACGTTTCCGACAAGTTCAAAGGGAAGTCCGGGGCTGGCCTGTTTGGCGACGTGGTCATGGAAGTCGATTGGTCGGTCGGTCAAATCGTCGACGCATTGCACCGCAACAACCTAGACGACAACACCCTGGTCATCTTCACTTCCGACAATGGTCCGTGGCTTTCGTACGGCGATCACGCCGGCAGCGCAGGCCCATTTCGCGAGGGGAAGGGGACCATGTGGGAAGGAGGCTGCCGCGAACCAACCATCATGAAATGGCCTGGCAAAATCCCCGCTGGAACCGTGTGCCATACGCCTGCGATGACGATCGACATCTTCCCTACCATTGCCAAGCTGATCGGCGCCAAGCTGCCAGAGCACCCGATCGATGGCAAAGATATCTGGCCATTGATAACCGGCCAGCCCGGCGCCAAGTCGCCCCACGAAGCGTATTACTTCTATTACGGCAGCGGTTTGAAAGCAGTGCGTAGCGGCAAGTGGAAGCTGGTCTTCCCGCACGAATACCGCACCTTGAACGGCCGCCCCGGCGGAACCGGCGGCATCCCAACCAACTACGAGCAAGCCACCACCCCGCTGGCCTTGTATGATCTGGAGGCCGACCCTGGCGAAACCAAAAACCTAGGTAAAGACCACCCCGACGTCGTCCAGCGTCTTGAAAATCTAGCCGATGGAATCCGCGCTAAGCTGGGGGACTCGCACCGGAAGATCCAAGGCAAAGAGAACCGGCCGCCTGGGCGGGTTTAA
- a CDS encoding TlpA family protein disulfide reductase: MRIQTTLLLVLTFAHLAHADEDDQGWKIIGSVVDPQGNQVTDYEAAVSWSANGSRWDEAGELIEVNGLADAHKIWKEEGVLVPNPKRQGKILPDGKFELSMSPHPFASVLVLDKKRQLGGLKLIETRSKVGNSMTEKVEIPLQKLVRVTAKIYCAEAGRTPDWSHVRVYPVDEWTEFPAFTGCGSLKGEISFLLPPGTYDFETHSESPDAKLLLPKADKQLKPSSAKPPAGRRAFTYRVLPPRGLRVTIPSDVTHVDLGVLNVSLPKDKEGNLADYSQFYGKQPPPLSITAARGVPGDVKLEDFRGKWVLLEFWAPWCGVCVEHSLPQLTKFYEQHAADRDRFEILAICNTEHEETRTIEAYDQETEKFVEKLWQGKRLPFPVLVDGEGKTSGVYGIQGWPTQLLIDPAGNLVQGGDLTMLEEKLKAGK; the protein is encoded by the coding sequence ATGCGGATACAAACAACGCTTCTTCTCGTCCTCACTTTCGCTCATCTGGCCCATGCCGACGAGGATGACCAAGGTTGGAAAATCATCGGTTCAGTCGTCGATCCGCAAGGCAATCAAGTCACTGACTACGAAGCGGCCGTTTCCTGGTCCGCCAACGGTAGTCGCTGGGATGAAGCGGGCGAGTTGATCGAAGTGAACGGCTTGGCCGATGCCCACAAGATTTGGAAAGAAGAAGGGGTGCTCGTCCCCAATCCGAAGCGTCAGGGTAAGATTCTACCGGACGGCAAGTTTGAACTTTCGATGTCTCCGCATCCTTTCGCGTCCGTTCTTGTTCTCGATAAGAAGCGGCAACTTGGCGGGCTCAAACTGATTGAAACCCGTTCGAAGGTTGGGAATTCGATGACAGAAAAAGTTGAGATCCCGCTTCAGAAATTGGTCCGGGTAACAGCTAAGATCTACTGCGCCGAAGCAGGCCGAACACCAGATTGGTCGCATGTGCGTGTCTATCCCGTCGATGAATGGACCGAGTTTCCTGCGTTCACCGGTTGCGGTTCGCTCAAAGGGGAGATCTCGTTTTTACTTCCTCCGGGAACCTACGATTTCGAAACCCATAGCGAATCCCCCGATGCCAAATTGCTGCTTCCCAAGGCGGACAAGCAGCTTAAACCTTCATCTGCCAAGCCTCCGGCTGGTCGCCGCGCGTTCACGTACCGCGTCTTGCCTCCGCGCGGTTTGCGGGTAACCATCCCCAGCGATGTCACCCACGTTGACCTGGGCGTGTTGAATGTTTCGCTTCCCAAAGACAAAGAAGGCAACCTCGCGGATTACTCGCAGTTTTACGGCAAGCAGCCACCACCTCTCTCGATCACAGCCGCCCGTGGAGTGCCAGGTGATGTGAAACTGGAAGACTTTCGCGGTAAATGGGTCTTACTCGAGTTCTGGGCGCCTTGGTGCGGTGTATGTGTAGAGCATAGCTTGCCGCAGCTAACTAAATTCTACGAGCAGCACGCCGCCGATCGCGATCGATTCGAGATCCTGGCGATCTGCAACACCGAGCACGAAGAGACCCGCACGATCGAGGCGTACGACCAGGAAACTGAAAAGTTTGTCGAGAAACTCTGGCAAGGCAAACGCTTACCGTTCCCGGTGCTCGTTGACGGTGAAGGGAAGACGTCCGGCGTCTACGGCATCCAAGGCTGGCCTACCCAACTTCTGATTGATCCCGCAGGAAATCTTGTTCAAGGGGGCGATCTAACGATGCTGGAGGAGAAGCTAAAAGCAGGAAAGTAA
- a CDS encoding acyltransferase family protein, with amino-acid sequence MTSRPAIAVSETDNATSTGEVADKPAKPVRFRSLDVFRGASVALMILVNNPGSWSAMYPPLQHAAWHGCTPTDLVFPFFLFAVGNALAFVLAKLQDAPAYQVIWRILQRTVLIFAIGFLLGYFPFVYWDSAGELAWKAFEDRRIMGVLQRIALAYGGAALLIWLLARGGQTKWVLSATTLILVGYWIACWWLGDPADPYSLEGYIGTKIDRDLFGDKHLYHGEGVPFDPEGLFGTIPSIAQVMIGWWVGRTMIRSEKNLALIGQLAIVGVHLLAIAYFWQFLFPLNKKIWTSTFVLHTCGLATLVLAAIVFWLDVPAKQGGSFPRLASATRWLLGGVFRFFEVFGKNPLFIFVFSSLVVKTLAMFRWHPAGSERWTSPLPWLYQNVFTWEGVDPRLGSFLYSVCLLIVYWLIVALMDWRKIYVKV; translated from the coding sequence ATGACAAGCCGGCCTGCGATTGCCGTTAGCGAAACCGACAACGCCACTTCCACTGGCGAAGTTGCCGATAAGCCTGCCAAGCCGGTGCGGTTTCGATCGCTTGACGTGTTTCGCGGGGCGTCCGTGGCGCTGATGATTTTGGTGAACAATCCTGGCTCGTGGTCGGCCATGTACCCGCCGCTGCAGCATGCCGCGTGGCATGGTTGCACGCCGACCGACTTGGTCTTTCCATTCTTTCTCTTCGCCGTGGGGAATGCCCTGGCTTTTGTGCTCGCGAAGCTGCAGGATGCACCTGCCTATCAAGTGATTTGGCGGATTTTGCAACGGACGGTCTTGATCTTCGCGATCGGTTTTCTGCTGGGCTACTTTCCGTTTGTCTATTGGGATTCCGCTGGCGAGTTGGCTTGGAAGGCGTTTGAAGATCGTCGCATCATGGGTGTGTTGCAGCGAATCGCTCTCGCCTACGGCGGGGCGGCGCTGCTGATTTGGCTGCTGGCTCGGGGGGGGCAGACGAAGTGGGTTCTCAGCGCGACGACCCTGATTTTGGTGGGCTATTGGATCGCGTGCTGGTGGTTGGGTGATCCGGCCGATCCCTATAGTCTGGAAGGTTACATCGGTACGAAGATCGACCGAGACCTATTCGGCGACAAGCATCTTTACCATGGCGAAGGCGTTCCGTTCGATCCGGAAGGGCTGTTCGGGACCATTCCCTCGATCGCTCAGGTGATGATTGGCTGGTGGGTTGGACGCACAATGATTCGCAGCGAAAAGAACCTAGCCCTGATTGGTCAGCTGGCAATTGTCGGTGTTCACCTGTTAGCGATCGCCTACTTCTGGCAGTTTTTGTTCCCGCTGAACAAAAAAATCTGGACGTCGACTTTTGTGCTGCACACGTGCGGGCTGGCGACGCTGGTGTTGGCAGCGATTGTATTTTGGTTGGATGTGCCAGCGAAGCAGGGGGGCAGCTTCCCGAGATTGGCCAGCGCAACCCGCTGGCTGTTAGGTGGCGTGTTTCGATTCTTTGAAGTCTTTGGCAAGAACCCGTTGTTTATCTTTGTCTTCAGTTCTTTGGTCGTGAAAACACTGGCCATGTTCCGCTGGCACCCTGCAGGTAGCGAGCGTTGGACGAGCCCGCTGCCGTGGCTGTATCAAAACGTCTTCACGTGGGAAGGAGTCGACCCGCGGTTAGGATCGTTTCTCTACAGCGTTTGCTTACTGATCGTCTACTGGCTGATCGTAGCGTTGATGGACTGGCGGAAGATTTATGTGAAGGTATAG
- the typA gene encoding translational GTPase TypA, giving the protein MRRDDLRNIVIIAHVDHGKTTLVDCLLHQSGQFRASQLTSERILDSNDLEKERGITILAKNIALPYNGVKINIVDTPGHADFGGEVERVLSMADGAVVLVDAAEGPMPQTRFVLSKALEVGLKPIVLVNKIDKQDARPHEVIDEVLDLFLSLGAHDDIADFPYLFASAKAGFASDDPDVREGDMRPLLDLVLKHIPGPDVNPDDPLQMRVTTLDWSEYTGRIAIGRIKSGKIKKGQSVLVSKADGEMQRGRIVALHAFENLGRVEVEEGTAGDIIAVTGLEDIDIGDTICSPDKPNPLPRVAVDAPTLEMMFTINTSPLLGKDGKYVTSRNLRDRLFKELERNVALRVRPGETADSFLVSGRGVLHLAVLIETMRREGYELAVGKPQVIMRTNNGVKEEPYEQLVIEVPSEKMGPVMELVGERRGELVEMQPRGDYTQVIFTIPSRGLIGLRTKLLNSTQGEAIVNHRFEEYRPVSGDVPRRANGAMISMVSGKAVGFALFALQERSDMFVRHGDEVYEGMIVGENSRSDDLTVNPTKEKKLTNMRASGSDENIVLRPPRDMSLEVALEYIEDDELVEVTPNNIRLRKILLKETDRRRQSRK; this is encoded by the coding sequence ATGCGACGCGACGACCTTCGAAATATTGTGATCATTGCCCACGTCGACCACGGCAAAACGACCCTGGTAGACTGCTTGCTGCATCAAAGCGGCCAGTTTCGGGCCAGCCAGCTCACCAGCGAACGAATCCTTGATTCAAACGACCTGGAAAAAGAGCGCGGCATTACTATTCTGGCGAAAAACATCGCCCTCCCCTACAACGGTGTGAAGATCAACATCGTCGATACGCCAGGACACGCCGACTTTGGCGGCGAAGTCGAGCGGGTGCTCAGCATGGCGGATGGGGCTGTCGTGCTGGTTGATGCGGCGGAAGGGCCGATGCCACAAACGCGGTTCGTCCTTTCTAAGGCCCTGGAAGTTGGGCTGAAGCCGATCGTGCTGGTCAACAAGATTGATAAACAAGATGCCCGCCCGCACGAAGTGATCGACGAAGTGCTCGATCTGTTCCTGTCGCTAGGGGCTCACGACGACATTGCTGACTTCCCTTACCTGTTTGCCAGCGCCAAGGCAGGCTTCGCTTCGGACGATCCCGATGTTCGCGAAGGGGACATGCGTCCGCTGCTGGACCTGGTACTCAAGCACATCCCTGGTCCCGATGTGAACCCCGATGACCCGCTACAGATGCGTGTCACCACGCTCGACTGGTCTGAGTACACCGGGCGTATCGCCATTGGCCGCATCAAGTCTGGCAAAATCAAAAAAGGACAAAGCGTTCTCGTCTCGAAAGCAGACGGCGAAATGCAGCGTGGCCGCATCGTCGCCTTGCACGCCTTCGAGAACCTTGGCCGTGTTGAAGTCGAAGAAGGAACCGCCGGCGATATCATTGCCGTAACCGGTCTGGAAGACATTGATATTGGCGATACCATCTGCTCGCCCGATAAGCCGAACCCGCTGCCACGCGTGGCGGTCGACGCCCCGACGCTGGAAATGATGTTCACCATCAACACGTCGCCACTGCTGGGCAAAGATGGTAAGTACGTGACATCGCGTAATCTGCGTGATCGACTTTTCAAAGAACTGGAACGAAACGTCGCCCTGCGAGTTCGTCCCGGCGAAACGGCTGATAGCTTCCTCGTTAGCGGTCGAGGTGTGTTGCATTTGGCCGTTTTGATCGAGACGATGCGCCGCGAAGGTTACGAACTGGCGGTCGGCAAGCCACAAGTGATCATGCGTACCAACAACGGCGTGAAGGAAGAGCCGTACGAACAATTGGTGATCGAAGTCCCGTCCGAAAAGATGGGCCCGGTGATGGAACTGGTTGGCGAGCGTCGTGGCGAATTGGTCGAAATGCAGCCACGCGGCGATTACACCCAGGTCATCTTCACGATTCCTTCGCGCGGCCTGATCGGGCTGCGAACCAAGTTGCTCAACTCGACCCAGGGCGAAGCAATCGTCAACCATCGTTTCGAGGAATACCGTCCTGTCTCGGGTGATGTTCCGCGCCGAGCAAATGGAGCGATGATTTCCATGGTCAGCGGCAAGGCGGTTGGCTTTGCCCTGTTCGCCCTGCAGGAACGCTCGGACATGTTCGTCCGCCACGGCGACGAAGTGTACGAAGGGATGATCGTCGGCGAGAATTCGCGAAGCGATGACCTGACGGTGAACCCCACCAAGGAAAAGAAGCTGACCAACATGCGGGCCTCCGGTTCCGACGAAAACATCGTCCTGCGTCCACCGAGGGACATGAGCTTGGAAGTCGCTTTGGAATACATCGAAGACGACGAGCTTGTGGAAGTCACGCCAAATAACATTCGTCTGCGGAAGATCCTGCTAAAGGAAACCGACCGACGTCGCCAAAGCCGGAAGTAA
- a CDS encoding zinc-binding metallopeptidase family protein produces MHTFRCVCHSKLFFGNTNCVSCQRTVAMCPACRQVSAMEELEDGTWKCLRNGCGQRQRFCQNRVEHAACNWGVLFEEKDQTLCTNCRLNQMIPDLSVPGNLEKWQRLEAAKRRVLYIIEAIGLPIGMPDQEELLPLGFEFKADGAKPVSTGHAGGLIVINIKEADSVHREQTRVEFGEPQRTLVGHFRHELGHYYWDLLVKPHHLEAFREKFGNEESPTYTEALQAYYANGPKPNWPKQYVSAYASMHPWEDFAESFATYLDMVAIVTTADHFEQENQRFESYDFDELLNAYREIGIMANEFNREIGLLDLVPEVFTAPVIEKLRFVHTLTG; encoded by the coding sequence ATGCATACTTTTCGCTGTGTTTGTCACAGTAAGCTCTTCTTCGGCAATACCAACTGCGTTTCGTGCCAACGCACGGTAGCCATGTGTCCAGCATGCCGTCAAGTTTCGGCAATGGAGGAACTTGAGGACGGAACGTGGAAGTGCCTGCGTAATGGTTGCGGTCAGAGACAACGTTTTTGCCAGAATCGCGTGGAACATGCCGCTTGCAACTGGGGGGTGCTATTCGAGGAAAAAGACCAGACGCTGTGTACCAACTGCCGTTTGAACCAGATGATCCCCGATCTTTCGGTGCCTGGTAACTTAGAGAAATGGCAACGCCTGGAAGCTGCCAAGCGTCGTGTGCTGTACATCATCGAGGCGATCGGCTTGCCGATTGGCATGCCAGATCAGGAAGAGCTTTTACCGCTCGGTTTCGAGTTTAAAGCGGACGGGGCCAAGCCGGTGAGCACAGGGCATGCAGGTGGGCTGATTGTGATCAACATCAAAGAAGCCGATAGTGTTCATCGCGAACAAACCCGAGTTGAATTTGGCGAGCCGCAACGAACCCTGGTTGGCCACTTTCGCCACGAACTGGGGCATTACTATTGGGACTTGCTGGTAAAGCCCCATCACCTGGAAGCCTTTCGGGAAAAGTTCGGCAACGAAGAGAGCCCCACCTATACCGAAGCCCTGCAAGCCTACTACGCCAACGGCCCGAAGCCCAATTGGCCGAAGCAATATGTATCCGCCTATGCCAGCATGCACCCTTGGGAAGACTTTGCGGAAAGCTTCGCCACCTATCTCGACATGGTGGCGATTGTCACCACGGCCGATCACTTCGAGCAAGAAAATCAACGGTTCGAGTCGTATGACTTCGACGAGCTTCTAAACGCGTACCGTGAAATTGGCATTATGGCCAACGAATTCAACCGTGAGATCGGCCTGTTAGATTTGGTTCCCGAAGTCTTCACCGCTCCGGTGATCGAAAAACTCCGCTTTGTGCATACCCTGACCGGATAG
- a CDS encoding ester cyclase, which translates to MSTADDPRSVPVDGDRLRKFRHTIGLTQEEAAARSGYTERLIRKLERGGPVQLQTVKDVLEAYAQLSEEISTYPLELILLHRNSQTPEKLIRNWFDRVFNQRDLAAIDELMHPEVVLFAEGETRIGRQIIRERVAAILRGFDPLHIEIENIIAGPDHGVAYWHVEKTHVGEFLGIPATGKTVTLRGSSYAKFAHDQIIEGRDHWDVQDLVQKLTGHPSKPV; encoded by the coding sequence ATGTCTACTGCTGATGATCCACGGAGCGTTCCGGTCGATGGCGATCGGTTGCGCAAGTTTCGCCACACAATTGGCCTCACCCAAGAAGAGGCAGCGGCCCGGTCTGGTTATACCGAGCGATTGATTCGCAAACTTGAACGGGGCGGCCCCGTTCAGCTGCAAACCGTAAAAGATGTGCTGGAAGCGTATGCGCAGCTTTCGGAAGAGATTAGCACCTATCCGCTCGAACTGATCTTACTTCACCGCAACAGCCAAACCCCAGAGAAGCTAATCCGGAACTGGTTCGATCGCGTTTTCAATCAACGCGATCTCGCTGCGATCGACGAGTTAATGCACCCCGAGGTCGTCCTGTTCGCCGAAGGGGAAACGCGGATTGGGCGCCAGATCATTCGCGAGCGTGTCGCGGCGATCTTGCGTGGCTTCGATCCGCTGCATATCGAGATCGAGAATATCATTGCCGGTCCGGACCACGGGGTTGCCTATTGGCATGTCGAAAAGACCCACGTGGGCGAGTTCTTAGGAATTCCAGCGACCGGTAAAACGGTTACCCTGCGCGGAAGTTCGTACGCCAAATTCGCTCACGACCAAATCATAGAGGGACGCGATCACTGGGACGTTCAAGACTTGGTTCAAAAGCTTACCGGCCATCCCAGCAAGCCGGTTTGA